In Colletotrichum destructivum chromosome 8, complete sequence, the following proteins share a genomic window:
- a CDS encoding Putative mitofissin yields MIGRLTHYAFDAVLFSAFLAGMKRSTGLTFKTDRAAGENKDVSKWIDKYLGVGEWVMDQSVAIAGSSGWFERTR; encoded by the exons ATG ATTGGACGTTTGACACATTACGCATTCGATGCGGTGCTCT TCTCTGCCTTTCTCGCTGGAATGAAGCGATCGACCGGCCTGAC TTTCAAGACGGACAGAGCTGCTGGCGAGAACAAGGACGTTTCGAAGTGGATCGACAAGTAcctcggcgttggcgagTGGGTGATGGATCAGTCGGTTGCCATCGCCGGCTCTAGCGGCTGGTTTGAACGTACGCGGTAA
- a CDS encoding Putative pyruvate kinase produces MAATAKDHLDVGGKIAWLSSLDTAYQPEKNYRRSSIICTIGPKTNSVEAINGLRKAGLNVVRMNFSHGSYEYHQSVIDNARAAEKSQPGRQIAIALDTKGPEIRTGNTKNDEDLPIAAGKVLNFTTDEKYAAACDTDNMYVDYKNITKVIEPGRIIYVDDGVLAFDVLKVKDDKTVEVRARNNGFISSKKGVNLPNTDVDLPALSEKDQNDLRFGVKNNVDMVFASFIRRGQDIKDIRTILGEEGKHIQIIAKIENRQGLNNFEEILAETDGVMVARGDLGIEIPAAEVFAAQKKMIALCNRAGKPVICATQMLESMIKNPRPTRAEISDVGNAITDGADCVMLSGETAKGSYPNEAVSEMHEACLKAENTIPYVSHFEEMCTLVKRPVSVVESCAMAAVRASLDLNAGGIIVLSTSGESARLLSKYRPVCPIFMVTRNASASRYAHLYRGVYPFLFPEAKPDFSKVNWQEDVDRRIKWGVEHALELNVVSKGDTLVVVQGWKGGMGNTNTLRIVKADPEHLGIGTL; encoded by the exons ATGGCTGCCACTGCCAAGGACCAcctcgatgtcggcggcaaGATTGCCTGGCTTTCCAGCCTCGACACCGCCTACCAGCCTGAGAAGAACTACCGCCGTTCTTCCATCATCTGCACCATTGGCCCCAAGACCAACTCTGTTGAGGCCATTAACGGCCTGCGCAAGGCTGGTTTGAACGTTGTGCGCATGAACTTCTCG CACGGTAGCTACGAGTACCACCAGTCCGTTATCGACAATGCCCGCGCTGCCGAGAAGTCTCAGCCCGGCCGCCAGATTGCCATTGCCCTCGATACCAAGGGCCCCGAGATCCGCACCGGAAACACGAAGAATGATGAGGATCtccccatcgccgccggcaaggtgCTGAACTTCACTACCGACGAGAAGTACGCCGCGGCTTGCGACACCGACAACAT GTACGTTGACTACAAGAACATCACTAAGGTCATTGAGCCTGGCCGCATCATCtacgtcgatgacggcgttcTTGCCTTCGACGTCCTCAAGGTCAAGGATGACAAGACCGTCGAGGTCCGTGCTCGCAACAATGGCTTCATCTCCTCCAAGAAGGGTGTCAACTTGCCTAACACCGATGTTGACCTTCCTGCCCTCTCCGAGAAGGACCAGAACGACCTTCGCTTCGGCGTAAAGAACAACGTTGACATGGTCTTTGCCTCGTTTATTCGCCGTGGCCAGGACATTAAGGACATCCGCACCAttcttggcgaggagggcaagcACATTCAGATCATTGCCAAGATCGAGAACCGTCAAGGTCTCAACAACTTCGAGGAGATCctcgccgagacggacggtGTCATGGTTGCCCGAGGCGATCTCGGTATCGAGATTCCTGCCGCCGAGGTATTCGCtgcccagaagaagatgatTGCCCTCTGCAACAGGGCCGGCAAGCCTGTCATCTGCGCCACTCAGATGCTCGAGTCCATGATCAAGAACCCCCGCCCCACCCGCGCCGAGATCAGCGACGTCGGTAACGCTAtcaccgacggcgccgactgTGTTATGCTGTCTGGTGAGACAGCCAAGGGTAGCTACCCCAACGAGGCTGTCTCTGAGATGCACGAGGCCTgcctcaaggccgagaacaCCATTCCCTACGTCTCCCACTTCGAGGAGATGTGCACCCTTGTCAAGCGCCCCGTCAGCGTTGTTGAGTCTTGCGCCATGGCTGCTGTCAGGGCCTCTCTCGACCTCAACGCCGGCGGTATCATCGTTCTCTCCACCTCGGGAGAGTCCGCACGCCTGTTGTCCAAGTACCGCCCCGTTTGCCCCATCTTCATGGTCACAAGAAACGCCTCGGCATCTCGCTACGCTCACTTGTACCGCGGCGTATACCCCTTCCTGTTTCCCGAGGCCAAGCCCGATTTCAGCAAGGTCAACTGGCAGGAGGATGTCGATCGCCGCATCAAGTGGGGCGTCGAGCACGCCCTGGAGCTTAACGTCGTCAGCAAGGGTGACACtctcgtcgttgtccaggGCTGGAAGGGCGGCATGGGTAACACCAACACTCTGCGTATTGTCAAGGCTGACCCTGAGCACCTCGGCATCGGAACGTTGTAA